The following is a genomic window from Balneolaceae bacterium.
GCAAGGATTGATTCGTACAGACCCGTTTATGGAATAGGTGTTAAATAGATTCTATGTGTATGTAAGAGTGATCACCCTTTTAAAATTTTTAATTAAAAAATGAAACAGACTCCGCTTATATGTACCCTGATGATTCTCTCATCGTGTTCTTTAACGGATGGTAATGAATCACGCCAAATAGAATTAGATCGGCATTGGGAACTTATTGAGTTGGTGAGCAGTACCGGGGAAACACTACCGACATATGATTATGAAGTACATACATTGCGATTTACAAATAAATCTGAGTTTAAAGGGGAAGTTTCGTGTAACAATTATGGAGGGAAGTATGAAGCCAGGAAGAATGGGGAAATTGAAATATCCGGGATTTTTGTGACAGAGGTGTTTTGCCGTCAGCCCTCGCTGGGAGATAAATTTGTGCAAGCTTTAACTCAGGTAAATAGATTTGAGAGAGAGGCAGGTCAACTGATTTTGTTTTATGGAAAAAAGGGAAAATTTATATCTTCAGAGAGACTTGAACATTGATTACGCTTTTATAAATGAGCATGGCGCCCGAGGAAAAGTATGGAACGGTTCTTTTTTGCGACATAAGAAATTTTACCTCTCTTTTTGATGACAGAGATCCTATTGAAGCGGCCATTTTTGCAAAAAATGTATTAGCAAAGATGGGACGGGTAGTAGAAGATAACCGCGGCATTGTGGATCAATTTACCGGGGATGGCTTTTTTGCACATTATGGGTTTGAAAAAGAAGTAGAAAACCATGCTGAACATGCTTGTCAGACTGTTGTAGACCTCAGAAAAACTCTCACCGATATCAATAATATGAGATATTTTGATATTCAGATGATGATAAATGTTGGCATTGGTATTCATACAGGTGAAGCTGCATACTGTGAAATTTCAACTGAAAATTTCAAGCAGACAACTGTGATGGGTGATACAGTTAATACGGCTTCCAGAATAGGAGATCTGACAAAATATTTTATCGTAGATACACTTGTTTCTAAAGAAACATATGATCTTGTAAAGGATAAATTTATGTTCCAGAAACTGCATGAAAAAAATATCCGGGGAAAGAAGAACTCCATCCACACATACTGGTTATTACCTCTAAATTTATAAATCATTTATTATGAAAATTACAGTACAAGACGGAATGCAAATCAATGAAGAGGCGATCGAGAAATTAGAGAATCATGCAGATATGATTGACTGTGAATGTCCTCATAAGTTGATAGAAATTTTAAAAGTTGTACGAGATTTTGAAGAGTATACTGATGAGTGTATCGAAAAATACCCTGAGGATGAGGAAACTCACAGGTGGTTGAAATCATCCGCTCTTAATATCGATCAACTGCTTTCAACCACACTAATTCAACTGGCAAGAATTGAAGGATTTATTGATGAGAACAATGAGTTTATAGACAGAGATGAAAAATGAGTTTCAATCTGTGCGCACCTGATATCCCGGTCCCCGAACAACCTGACCCGGCATAGCTCCGGTATGCTCTCCGTTTTCAGGACCTGAACTCCATTCACAAAAACATGCTCCACTCCTGTAGCCAGTTGGTAGGGTTCCTGGAAGGTGGCATGATCCTGGATCGTCTCGGGATTAAAAATTACCACATCTGCAAAATAACCGGGTTCAAGTTTGCCTCTTTTTTCTATTTTCAGGTTTGATGCCGGGAGTGATGTGAGCTTTCGAATCGCTTCTTCGAGGGAAATGACCTGCTCTTCGCGAACATATTTGGCCAATAATCTTGCAAAAGTAAACATTCGCCTAAATCGGTATATTGATAAACCCGGGATCGATCACCATTCCTTCGGCATCAATTAGTGTGTCGGCCATGGTATTAGAAAGGCCGCCGATAGCAGTTATTGTAACTGCATTGATAGGCAAGGTCTCCAAAGTAGGACGGTTCGCCTGAGCCGTCTAGATCTTCCCGTTTTGAATGATGAGTTCGTAATGCTGAGTTTCTGAACAGGAAGCAAACAGCCAGGTACTAAACAGCAAAAAGATTAAATGTTTCATGAATGAAAATAAATCACCTTCTCGTAATTATTATTTTCTCTGGTTGCCACTTTTTTTCATTCATTCGTTTGAATTACTTTCTTTATTACATTCTATTTATAGTTTATTATCTTTGAGTTTTATGAATTTATAATTTGAAAATCAGTAATGCCTACAATAGCGAATGAAAAGTACGAGGCAGTCATCGGCCTTGAAGTTCACGCTCAATTATTAACAGATACGAAGGCTTTTGCCCCGGTTTCATCTGAATATGGTGGTGCACCCAATACACAGGTTACTCCACTTTGTTTGGGGCACCCCGGTACACTACCCGTATTGAATGAAAATTTAGTTCGTTACACCATTAAGATGGGGCTGGCTACCAACTGCAAGATTGAAGAAAAATCTATCTTTGCCCGGAAAAATTATTTTTATCCAGATCTTCCAAAGGGATACCAAATCTCTCAATATGAAACGCCCATCTGTTATGATGGTCACATTCATATAGAACTTGATGATTATGAGAAAACGATTGGCATCACACGAATTCATATGGAGGAAGATGCCGGGAAATCCATTCACGATCAGGACCCTTATCATACTCTTATCGACCTGAACAGGGCCGGAACACCTCTTATAGAAATTGTTTCTGAACCGGATATTCGAACTCCCGCTGAGGCTTACGAATATTTGAAGAAAATCAAACAAATTGTACAATACCTGGAAGTGTGTGACGGTAATATGGAGGAGGGAAGTCTTCGATGTGATGCGAATGTATCTATCAGGCCCCGCGGGCAAGAAGAATTAGGAACTCGTACGGAATTGAAAAATATGAACTCGTTTCGAAACGTGGAGCGTGCACTATCATATGAAATTGAGCGTCAGATCGATCTGGTTGAATCTGGCGGAGAAGTTGTACAGGAAACACTTCTTTGGGATCCCAGCAAACTTGAAACCCGGCAGATGCGAACAAAAGAGGAAGCACACGATTACAGATATTTTCCTGAACCGGACCTTCCGCCGATTATTGTTACTTCAGAACTTCTGGATGAGATTCAAGAGGAACTGCCAGAATTACCGGATGTTCGGTTTGAACGATTTGTGAAAGAGCTGGGACTGAAAAATGATGATGCTGAGATTCTCACAGAATCGAGATATCTGGCGGATTATTTTGAAGAGGCTCTGGATATTATGGATGATCCCAAGGCAATTGCCAACGTAGTTTTGACAGAAGTTTTACGTGTGTTGAATGAGAGAAGCATCTCTATTCTTGAGTTCACCATTTCGCCGGAACGGCTTACTGAATTAATCCAGTTGAAGAAAGATGATAAGATCAATTCATCTGCCATGCAGACCATATTTAATGAAATGCTGGAAAACGGCGACTCCCCCATAGAACTGGCTAAGAATTTAAATCTTATCCAGGTTTCGGATTCTGGTTTTATCGACCCTATTATTGAAGATGTGATTGAATCGAATCCGGATGAAGTAAAACGTTACCGGGAAGGCAAAAAAGCATTAATTGGATTTTTTATTGGGCAGGTAATGAAACAATCGAAGGGGAAAGCAAATCCAAAATTAGTACGAAAACTTATCTCGGAAAAACTTGAATTGAATTAATTCGGGGATACTCGCACCTTACAGGTACATGAAAGCTCAAAAATTAGTACTACTATTTCTGGTATTTACTGTTGTCTCTTGTTCGGGAGAGTCTGAAACCGAAGAATATTCCACAATCGTCGAGGGTCAGTTTACTGTTGATACCGAGTTAGATAGCACCGAAGATTACAGTGGAATTGAAATTATATCTTCTGTTCGCCTCTCGGAAGAACAGAACGATACTCTTTTTTATGCTGTAACAGATTCATCGGGTATGTTTTCCGGCAGGGCAACATTTCCTGAAAAAGGTCTCTACCCACTTTTGATTTCCCGAAACGAAAATATATTTGGTATTGCAAATGTTGTCTTTGCGAAGGATGATACCATTCAAATTCAGGGTGAGCTTCCTGATATTGAGCAAACCATAGAAATTGACTCCCATGAAAATGAGGTGTTGGATGTATTTCAACGTGTGGAACGGAATTTTGCCAGGGTTGCTCAGTTTATTAATGCCGGGGCTTTACCGGCAGATAGTGTTCGGATTGAGATCAATAAGTGGAGTGATATTTACTGGGATGTTTATCAGAAATATCCGCAAACCTATGGGGCAAAATTAGCCGGAGAAACATCCGTTTCTATGCTTCGTGGATTTAATGATTCTCTGATGGTTAACAGATCACAACAGTTACTGCAAGACTACAACGAAATTTTACCGAGTACAAGAAATACACTTCTTGAATATTATGCTGAAACGGATGGGCTTGAACGAGCCCTCACTTTTATTGAGGATTTAAAAACAGAGATTGAAGGCCGGGAAGATCGAATAGATCTTGAAATGGAGCGTATTGCACTGTTGTATGACAGCACAAAAATTCTGAAAGCCAGCCAGCTGCTCGATCAATTCAAAGAGACCTATTCCGAGAACGAGATGGCAATGCAGTGGGCTGAAAATATGAGCTATGACCTTGAATTTCTTGCGCCCGGATATCCATTTCCAAATATCACAGTTCAGCTTACCAATGGCGACTCTTTAAGTACCCGGGATTTAATGGGTTCGCCATTCCTGGTTGAGATTACCAGGTTTGATAATGCACTTTATCAAGATCAATTTAGCAGAACAATTGCAATACACCAGATTTATAAGAATTTTGGACTGGAAATTATTACGATACCTTTGGCAACGACAGAAGTGACTTTGAATGCATTTTTTGAAGAACGCAGGCAGTTATGGATGGTTGCAAAGCCGAACTCTTTTGATGCCGATCGGCTCATTGAGCGATTAAATTTAAACCGTGTTCCAACAAGATTTTTAGTCAACAGCGACGGTAACATCATACAAAGATATGTAGGTGAAGAATATGATGATATTGTGAGCGGACTACAGCAAATAACAACTCAAATCGAAGAATAAATAATTATATGAGAAATTTACTAATTGCCGGAAACTGGAAAATGAATGCAGAACCTTCTGAAGCAAAAAAGCTGGCAGATGCAATGGTTGCTGCAAGAGATGGAAAAGACGATTCAGCAGATATTTTAATCTGCCCACCCTTTATATCAATACCGGCTGTCGCTGAGTCATTCAGCAGTTCGCATCTGAAAGTGGGTGCTCAAAACGTGCACACAGAAGATAATGGAGCTTATACAGGCGAAACCAGTACATCTATGCTTAAAGATGCCGGTTGCGAGTATGTAATAGTAGGACATTCCGAACGCCGCGAATATTTCCACGAAGATAATGCACTTGTTGCACAGAAAGCCAAAAAAGGATTAGATGACGGATTGAAAGTGATTGTTTGTGTTGGCGAAAAACTTGACGACCGTAAAAGTGGAAATCATGAAAATGTGGTAAAATCCCAGGTGCAAGCTGTTCTTGAACATCTTGATGCCGGTAATGCCGATGACGTTGTGGTTGCGTATGAACCTGTATGGGCCATTGGTACAGGCGAAACTGCCACACCGGAACAAGCACAGGAGATGCATAAATTCATCAGAAGTTTACTGGCTGATTCCTGGAGTGAAGAGGATGCAGAAAAAATTCGTATTTTGTATGGCGGAAGTATGAAACCGGCAAATGCCGAAGAGTTACTCTCGCAACAAGATGTAGATGGTGGACTCATTGGAGGAGCCAGCCTTAAAGCAGAAAGCTTTAGTGACATTATTGATATTGC
Proteins encoded in this region:
- a CDS encoding META domain-containing protein, with protein sequence MILSSCSLTDGNESRQIELDRHWELIELVSSTGETLPTYDYEVHTLRFTNKSEFKGEVSCNNYGGKYEARKNGEIEISGIFVTEVFCRQPSLGDKFVQALTQVNRFEREAGQLILFYGKKGKFISSERLEH
- a CDS encoding adenylate/guanylate cyclase domain-containing protein, encoding MAPEEKYGTVLFCDIRNFTSLFDDRDPIEAAIFAKNVLAKMGRVVEDNRGIVDQFTGDGFFAHYGFEKEVENHAEHACQTVVDLRKTLTDINNMRYFDIQMMINVGIGIHTGEAAYCEISTENFKQTTVMGDTVNTASRIGDLTKYFIVDTLVSKETYDLVKDKFMFQKLHEKNIRGKKNSIHTYWLLPLNL
- a CDS encoding amidohydrolase family protein translates to MFTFARLLAKYVREEQVISLEEAIRKLTSLPASNLKIEKRGKLEPGYFADVVIFNPETIQDHATFQEPYQLATGVEHVFVNGVQVLKTESIPELCRVRLFGDRDIRCAQIETHFSSLSINSLFSSINPSILAS
- the gatB gene encoding Asp-tRNA(Asn)/Glu-tRNA(Gln) amidotransferase subunit GatB — protein: MPTIANEKYEAVIGLEVHAQLLTDTKAFAPVSSEYGGAPNTQVTPLCLGHPGTLPVLNENLVRYTIKMGLATNCKIEEKSIFARKNYFYPDLPKGYQISQYETPICYDGHIHIELDDYEKTIGITRIHMEEDAGKSIHDQDPYHTLIDLNRAGTPLIEIVSEPDIRTPAEAYEYLKKIKQIVQYLEVCDGNMEEGSLRCDANVSIRPRGQEELGTRTELKNMNSFRNVERALSYEIERQIDLVESGGEVVQETLLWDPSKLETRQMRTKEEAHDYRYFPEPDLPPIIVTSELLDEIQEELPELPDVRFERFVKELGLKNDDAEILTESRYLADYFEEALDIMDDPKAIANVVLTEVLRVLNERSISILEFTISPERLTELIQLKKDDKINSSAMQTIFNEMLENGDSPIELAKNLNLIQVSDSGFIDPIIEDVIESNPDEVKRYREGKKALIGFFIGQVMKQSKGKANPKLVRKLISEKLELN
- the tpiA gene encoding triose-phosphate isomerase, coding for MRNLLIAGNWKMNAEPSEAKKLADAMVAARDGKDDSADILICPPFISIPAVAESFSSSHLKVGAQNVHTEDNGAYTGETSTSMLKDAGCEYVIVGHSERREYFHEDNALVAQKAKKGLDDGLKVIVCVGEKLDDRKSGNHENVVKSQVQAVLEHLDAGNADDVVVAYEPVWAIGTGETATPEQAQEMHKFIRSLLADSWSEEDAEKIRILYGGSMKPANAEELLSQQDVDGGLIGGASLKAESFSDIIDIAESI